The proteins below are encoded in one region of Sphingobium yanoikuyae:
- a CDS encoding DUF979 domain-containing protein, with amino-acid sequence MITLHWVYALMGAVFAGYALLGAADRSNPRSFTTAAFWALLALSMWAGDRIGDIGNGVLVLGLVAIAGFKGLGRGSGGVPLEERQARADRHGNGLFAIALVIPVTALAGTFLFKAFPAWIDPKQTTLISLALGVLIALAIGCTWLRARPIVALQQGRQLMDSVGWVGILPQMLASLGAVFALAGVGDVVGGIVRLAIPDGSLLGAVIAYGLGMALFTIVMGNAFAAFPVMTAAIGIPLLIHQYHGDPAIICAIGMLAGFCGTLLTPMAANFNLLPAALLQLKDEYGVIRRQVGTALPLLCVNILLIYWLAFR; translated from the coding sequence ATGATCACGCTCCACTGGGTCTATGCGCTGATGGGCGCGGTGTTCGCCGGCTATGCGCTGCTCGGCGCCGCCGATCGCAGCAACCCGCGCAGCTTCACCACCGCCGCCTTCTGGGCACTGCTCGCGCTCAGCATGTGGGCGGGCGATCGGATTGGCGACATCGGCAATGGCGTCCTGGTCCTCGGCCTCGTCGCCATTGCCGGCTTCAAGGGGCTGGGACGCGGCAGCGGCGGCGTGCCGCTGGAAGAGCGGCAGGCGCGGGCCGATCGCCATGGCAATGGCCTGTTCGCCATCGCCCTGGTCATCCCCGTCACCGCGCTGGCCGGCACTTTCCTGTTCAAGGCGTTCCCCGCCTGGATCGATCCCAAGCAGACCACGCTCATCTCGCTGGCACTCGGCGTCCTGATCGCGCTCGCCATCGGCTGCACCTGGCTGCGCGCCCGGCCGATCGTCGCCCTGCAACAGGGGCGGCAGTTGATGGACTCGGTCGGCTGGGTGGGCATATTGCCGCAGATGCTCGCCAGCCTCGGCGCGGTGTTCGCGCTGGCCGGCGTCGGCGATGTCGTCGGCGGCATCGTCCGCCTCGCCATTCCCGATGGCAGCCTGCTCGGCGCGGTGATCGCTTATGGCCTGGGCATGGCGCTCTTCACCATCGTCATGGGCAATGCCTTTGCCGCCTTCCCGGTGATGACCGCGGCGATCGGCATCCCGCTGCTGATCCACCAATATCATGGCGATCCGGCGATCATCTGCGCGATCGGCATGCTCGCGGGCTTTTGCGGCACATTGCTGACGCCGATGGCCGCCAATTTCAACCTCCTCCCCGCCGCGCTGCTGCAGCTCAAGGATGAATATGGCGTGATCCGCCGCCAAGTCGGCACCGCCCTCCCCCTGCTCTGCGTCAACATCCTCCTGATCTATTGGCTGGCCTTCCGATGA
- a CDS encoding DUF2891 domain-containing protein codes for MTRLSQDIADRFAALTLSHLGRQYPYKMDLTYQGPEDARIPAEHHPIFHGSYDWHSCVHGWWQVMRLRRLYPAMAQADAIRARADMMLVPDKVAGERAFLTRPTAGGFERPYGWAWLLALHAELARQDGPWAAAIEPLALDFAARFHAFLPKMTYPLRVGTHFNSSFALIHAYDWAENRDPALQALIRERALAWFGQDRACQAWEPGGDEFLSSALTEALLMSRLLARDEFADWFGAFLPDLLTGQPATLFTPATVSDRSDGKIAHLDGLNLSRAWCWRGIAAALGADAPIAPIAEQAALVHLDAALPHIAGDYMGEHWLSSFALLALE; via the coding sequence ATGACCCGACTTTCCCAAGACATTGCCGACCGTTTCGCTGCCCTCACCCTGTCCCATCTGGGGCGGCAATATCCCTACAAGATGGACCTGACCTATCAGGGGCCGGAGGATGCGCGCATCCCGGCGGAGCATCATCCGATCTTCCATGGCAGCTATGACTGGCACAGTTGCGTCCATGGCTGGTGGCAGGTAATGCGCCTGCGCCGCCTCTACCCCGCCATGGCCCAGGCCGATGCGATCCGCGCCCGCGCCGACATGATGCTGGTGCCGGACAAGGTCGCGGGCGAACGGGCCTTCCTCACCCGCCCGACCGCCGGCGGGTTCGAACGCCCCTATGGCTGGGCCTGGCTGCTCGCCCTTCATGCCGAACTCGCCCGGCAGGACGGCCCCTGGGCCGCCGCGATCGAACCGCTGGCGCTCGACTTCGCCGCGCGCTTCCACGCCTTCCTGCCGAAAATGACCTATCCGCTGCGCGTCGGCACCCATTTCAACAGCAGCTTCGCGCTGATCCACGCTTATGACTGGGCCGAGAACCGCGATCCCGCGCTCCAGGCACTGATCCGCGAGCGCGCCCTTGCCTGGTTCGGGCAGGACCGCGCCTGCCAGGCCTGGGAACCGGGTGGCGACGAGTTTCTCTCCTCGGCGCTCACCGAAGCGCTGCTGATGAGCCGGCTGCTCGCGCGCGATGAATTTGCCGACTGGTTCGGCGCCTTCCTGCCCGATCTTCTGACCGGCCAGCCGGCGACCCTGTTCACCCCGGCCACCGTGTCGGATCGCAGCGACGGCAAGATCGCCCATCTCGACGGCCTGAACCTCAGCCGTGCCTGGTGCTGGCGCGGCATCGCCGCCGCGCTGGGCGCCGACGCCCCGATCGCGCCGATCGCCGAGCAGGCGGCCCTCGTCCATCTCGACGCCGCGCTCCCCCATATAGCCGGCGACTATATGGGGGAACATTGGCTGTCCAGCTTCGCGCTGCTGGCGCTGG